The Deltaproteobacteria bacterium genome includes a window with the following:
- a CDS encoding type II toxin-antitoxin system VapC family toxin gives MPRPILLDTDVLVDFLRGRRKAVAFINTNSDRIILSSIVVAELYAGVKGDAERAVLDNFVSLFRVVPVSAKIAKAGGLYKRDYGKSHGVGLADAILAATAEAENAEFKTLNCKHYPMLKGLRPAYRK, from the coding sequence ATGCCGCGGCCAATCCTTCTCGACACCGATGTTCTGGTTGATTTCTTGCGCGGCCGCCGCAAAGCAGTCGCCTTTATCAACACCAACTCTGATCGGATCATCCTCTCGTCAATCGTCGTTGCGGAGTTGTACGCTGGAGTGAAAGGTGATGCAGAACGAGCTGTTCTGGACAATTTCGTCTCGCTCTTTCGTGTCGTCCCCGTTAGTGCCAAGATCGCCAAGGCTGGAGGTCTCTACAAGCGAGATTATGGCAAATCGCACGGTGTCGGGCTTGCAGACGCCATTTTGGCAGCTACCGCTGAAGCCGAGAATGCAGAGTTCAAGACCCTTAACTGCAAGCACTACCCTATGTTGAAGGGTTTGAGACCAGCCTACAGAAAGTAA